The nucleotide sequence CCCAATATGCATAAAATTGCCGGTGAGATGTTACCCACAGTTTTTTATGTATCGGCAAGGTCTTTGGCAGCGCAATCTTTATCTATTTTTGGAGATCACAGCGATGTAATGAGCGCGCGCAATACGGGTTTTGCTCTTCTTGCTTGCAACAGCGTTCAGGAAGTTATGGATTTGGGTTTAGTGGCACAATTGGCTACGATGAAAACCCGGATTCCTTTTGTGGTTTTTTTTGATGGGTTCAGAACCAGCCACGAACTGCAAAAAATCGAAGTGATTGATTATGAAACGATGGCAGAATTGAATGATCCCACTTTGGTAGAGGCATTTAGGAAAAATGCTTTGAATCCGGATAAGCCCAGAATGAAAGTTGGTCAGGAAGCACCCGATGTTTATTTTCAGGGAAGAGAAACCAGCAATTTACATTATGCCAAGGCACCTGCCACTATTGCAGAAACAATGAAACAGGTGGCTGACAAAATTGGCCGCAATTACCATCTTTTTGAATATGTGGGCGATCCCGAAGCGGAAGATATAATTGTGGCAATGGGAAGCAGTTGTGAAACCATTCAGGAAACGCTTGAATGGCTGAATGAAAAGCGCGGAACGAAATTGGGACTGGTGAAAGTGCATTTATACCGTCCTTTCTCTGTGGAAGGTCTTAAAGCCGCTATTCCGGAAAGCGTGAAAAGAATAGCTGTTTTAGATAGAACCAAGGAACCCGGTTCCATTGGCGAACCGCTTTATTTGGATGTAGTTTCGGCTCTGAAAAACCGTTCTAATACTTATATTATCGGTGGAAGGTATGGTTTATCCAGCAAAGAATTTACTCCTTCAATGGTGCTTGCGGTTTATAAACATTTGGCGCAAAATGGCTTTCACGGTTTCACGGTAGGCATAGACGACGATGTGTCTCATCTTTCTTTACCGATAGATGAAGTTATCAATACTGTTCCCGCGGGAACAATTTCCTGCAAATTCTGGGGTTTAGGATCTGATGGAACGGTTGGAGCCAATAAAAACAGCATTAAAATTATTGGTGATCATACTGATATGTATGTGCAGGGCTATTTTCAATATGACAGCAAAAAAAGTGGTGGCTTAACGCGCAGCCATTTGCGTTTTGGCAAAACTCCCATTCACAGTCAATATTTGGTAGCTCAAGAGGATTTTGTCGCCTGCCATAATCAAGCATATATCGGAAGATTCGATTTGCTGGGTGAGATAAAAGAAAATGGTGTCTTCTTGCTAAACTCAAACTGGTGCAGAGAAGAGGTCTTTTATCATTTAACGCGTCCGATGCAGGAAACCATCATTAACAAAAAGATTAAGTTCTACAATATAGACGGCTTAAAAATAGCGGAAGAAGTTGGCTTGGGCAGAAGGATAAACACTACTATGCAAACCGCTTTCTTCTTGATTTCCGGTGTTTTGGAACGCCAGGAAGCCATCACGCTCATCAAAGAATCCATCAAAAAAACCTATGCCCGCAAAGGTGAAAATGTAGTTCAGATGAATTTGGATGCTGTGGATAAAGTTAACGAAGCATTAGTAGAAATTGAAGTTCCACAAACTTTGCCAGATAACTATATGCCCCTGTTGAAATTAGTTCCTGATAATGCCGATGACTTTATCCAAAATGTAATTGAGCCCATTATGCGTGAACAGGGCGACCAAGTTAAAGTTAGCCAAATGCCTTTGGATGGCTATATTGAGACAGGAACCGCCAAACTGGAAAAAAGAAGAGTGGCTCCTTCAGTTCCACATTGGTTACCGGAAAATTGCATTCAATGTAATCAGTGCTCATTTGTCTGTCCACATTCAGCGATTAGGGCTAAGTTAGTTAAGGAAGATGACCTAACTAATAAACCCGCCAGCTTTAACACTTTAAAAGCAACGGGTGCACCCGGTTATGAATATAAGGTTCAAGTTTATATTGATGATTGCCAAAGCTGCAAGGTCTGCGTAAACGAATGTCCCAAAAGCGCATTAGTAATGAGCCCGATTGAAGATGAACGCGATAAAGGTGAACAAACCAATTACGAGTATTTTGAGACCCTACCCAATGATGTTTTGGGCAACTTTAAAGACACAACCGTTAAAGGCAGTCAGTTTAAACAGCCCCTTTTGGAATTCTCCGGTGCCTGTGCCGGTTGTGGAGAAACACCTTATATTAAGCTTTTAACTCAGCTATTTGGGGATAGAATGATTATTGCCAACGCCACTGGTTGTTCCAGTATTTGGGGTGGAACTTTTCCTACCGTTCCTTATTGCAAAAATAAAGATGGTAAAGGTCCTGCCTGGGCAAACAGTTTGTTTGAAGATAATGCGGAATACGGTTTTGGAATGCGTTTGGCAATTCGTTCGCACCGCAAACTTTTACAAAAAGCAATGCTGGAATTGCAGGATAGGAATATAAATGAAGAACTGAAAGCAGCGCTAAAATATGCTTTGGACAATTGGGATAAAGTGGATGAGCCGGCAAAAGCCAATGCCGCAAAAATTAAAACTCTATTACCAAAAGCTATGGAAACCGCCTGCGAGGGCTGTAAAATCTTGCTAAAGAAAGTGCAGGAATTACAGGATTACCTCATTGAGAAATCAATTTGGGCAATCGGAGGAGACGGTTGGGCTTATGATATCGGTTTTGGTGGCTTAGACCATACTTTGGCTCTAAATCAGAATCTCAATATCTTTGTAATGGATACCGAGGTCTATTCCAATACTGGAGGACAGGCAAGTAAATCAACTCCCATTGGCTCTATTGCTCGTTTTGCCGAAGCAGGCAAAAATACCAATAAAAAAGACCTGGGAATGATGATGATGAGTTATGGCTATATTTATGTTGCTTCCATTGCCATGGGTGCTAATAAAAATCAAGCGCTGCAAGCAATTAAAGAAGCAGAAGCATATCCGGGACCTTCAATCGTAATTGCGTATGCGCCTTGTATCAATCATGGCTTTGATATGAGCTTGAGCCAAAAACATGAAAAATTGGCTGTGGACGCAGGTTACTGGTTACTTTATCGCTATAATCCACTTAACAAATTGGAAGGGAAAAATCCTCTGACTCTGGATAGTAAAGAGCCCACGGTTTCGGTGCAGGAGTTTTTGGATTCTGAAAATCGCTATGCGGGCTTAAAAAACATCTTTCCAGAACGCGCCGTAGAATTAAATAAAGAAGCAGCTGTATTTTTCACGGAAAGATACGAGACCTATAAAAAGCTCTCACAACAATAATATTGTAAAGGTTAACATCCTCGTCATTCATTGGAAACCTATGTTTTGGTTACGGCAAGTTAGCCAAAAATGAAAAGTTAGGTGGATAGTGATATGACGAGGATGTTGTTTTTGCTGGGTATTATGCTCTCACAGATTACACAGATTGCACAGATTTAGTTTCACGCAGATTGCGCAGATAGCGCAGATTTAAGATGATAATAGGTCTGGGATGAACAGGATTTTTGGGATTTAAGGGATTTTTTATAATTAGCTACCAAAGATTTAGTTTCACGCAGATTTAGTTTTAGAAACCAGGATATCAGGATTCAGAAGTTATCTATTTTAAGTTAGTTCCGTTAGGAACGATACATATTAACGACGGGTTTTAACCCGGCGAAACAAAAAACCAAATAACTTAGTCCCATCGGGACGACAGATTTCAGTGACGGGTTTTAACCCGTCCCAAAATACAGGAGGGTTGATATCCTCGTCAACCACAACAAAAAAGCTATCGTAAAAGATTGCGGGAACTGCATAATTTGGTTGTCAGGGGAACGGCACCCTGCCGTTCTTCCTTAGTATTATGCTCTCACAGATTACACAGATAACACAGATTTAGTTTCACGCAGATTTCGCAGATAGCGCAGATTTAGTTTTAGAAACAAGAATAATAAGCCAGCGAAAATAATGGAGGGTTGATATCGCCGTCAACCACAACAAATAAGCTATCGTAAAAGATTGCGGGAACTGCATAACTCGGCTGTTAGGGGAACGACACCCTGCCGTTTTTCCTGGTTAATATCTAAACCAGATATAGACAGATGACAGCAGCATTGATTCCAAAGCAAACAACAATCCAATCTTGGTATAATCCATAAACGATATTTTATAACCGTTACGATTGGCAATTCCGACAGCTACAATATTGGAAGAAGCACCCACCAAGGTTCCATTTCCACCTAAGCAAGTTCCCAAAGACAGAGCCCACCAAAGAGGTCTAATTTGTGCTTGACTACCCATAAATTGGCCAATGCGTTCAATCATTGGAATCATAGCTGCCACAAAAGGTATATTATCTATCCAGGCAGATAGAATGCTTGATATCCACAAAATAACCATAGAAGTTGTTTTTGGTTCTCCATTAGTTACGGACATCACACCCTTTGCCAGCATATCAATGAAACCGGTATGGACCAGTCCTTCCACAATCATAAACAAGCCAATGAAGAAGAAAATGGTAATCCAATCAACATCATTGAGAATAATTTCTTCCACCTTTTTCCGGCTGCCGATAAAAACCAGAATAAGACCTGCAGCCATCGCAATCGTAGCATTTTCCAAATGGAGCGGTTTTTGGAAAATAAAGGCAAGCAACATTAAACCAACGACACCAAGCGTAATCCACAAAAGTTTGGGGTTGGTAATCAAATTCTTATCGTTATATTCCATTATTTTGGCGCGGCGTTCATTGCTGACATACAATTTTTTGTTATACAACACCCAAATCAAAGCCAAGCTGCCAATCATCACTATCACAATGGCAGGAGTTAAATTCAAAAAGAAATCAATAAAAGTATATTTAGTGGCGCTGGCAATTAAAATATTAGGCGGATCACCAATCATTGTTGCCGCACCACCCATATTGGAAGCAACAATCATCGTTATGATAAAAGGAGCAGGAGTTATTTTCAGTTCTTCGGCAATCAGTAAAACGATGGGAACCAAGATCATTATTGTCGTAACGCTACCTAAAATGGCAGAAATAACGGCTGTTGCCACAAACATTAAAGCCATTATTTTCAGCGGACTGCCTTTGGCAATTTTGGCTGTTTTAATGGCTATATACATAAACATTCCTGTTTGTCGCATTACGGAGATAGTAAGCATCATTCCAATTAGGAAAAATATTACATTCCAGTCAATTGCGGAAAAAGCCAGGGTTTGATCCACCACGCCCAAAACAATGATTACGAAACCACCAATCAGAGCGGCAAGCATTTTATTCACCCACTCCGTGATGATACATAAATAAGTGATAATGAAGACCAGCAAAGCTATAATCATTAATACCATTTTTTTACACCGTTATAACCTTTATTAGTATATCCATAGCCGTTACTAAACCGATAAGTTTACCATCTTGAACTACTGAAAGATAGCGTTTATCATTGCTGAACAATAAAAAAACCGCTTCAATAATGGATGCTTCCGGCCTGATAACAACATCGTCGGTTGTCATAATATCTTTAACAAATAGGATATCTTGCTTTTCCAGCAAGTTCTCCAATGGCTCATAAGATGCCAGGAAACTGAGGTTTTCCAGCATCATCACATAATTTGGTATTCCCACTTTAAGCAAATTGAGAACATTAACTTCACCGATATATTTACCTGTTTCATCCACCACAGGCATTCCCGCAACTCTATGTGTTCCCATCAGATTAATTAATTCTCTCAAACTGGATTGCGGTTGAGCGGCAATTGGATTTTGCACCATAATATCGTTGATTGTAATGTCCTTTTTTACTTCCACTTCATTCTTTTTCAGAAAGTGAATAACACTGTGTCCATCCCCGGCAGATTGCATAGCAGCCATTGCTTTTTCGTCTTTGGATAGCTTCAGCAAGGCGGATACAATATTTAGATAGGTTTTGGAACTCGTTTTATCAGTAATGATAAGCACCACCCAGGAGACCTTTATGCCATTGTAATCCAAGGGATTCTGCAAAAAAACCATCGCTATCAGGGTATCGTTAAAATTGTCCATTCTGATATGGGGGATAGCTATTCCAGAAGGATAAGCGACGGAAATTTCCTCATCCCTTTTTAATATCAGCTCCATAAGTTCAGAAGCGCTAATCGGCATTTTATACTGACTGAATAGACGATCAACCAGTAAACGATAGACCTGTTCCTTCGTTAATATTTTATTCTCAAACAAAATATTCCGGGGTTCCAGAAAGCTGGCTAATAACATATAACACCTCTTAACCGTTAATTTTGTTCCTTTATAAAAGTATTGAGAGTTTGGTCAATACTTTTTTTAATAGTAAGAAGGCAACCTGCCAGATAATGAAAAGGGTATATAAATGAGGCAATAAAATATTTGATATGGGCAAAAGGGAAAGTAAATCCAAGCAGGGTTTTAGGGGAGGCAACAATTTATTTATATAGGTCTTGTAAATATTTCTGTCAGAGGAGCTAATGTTAGTTTTAGCATTTCCAAAATGGGAATATAAAAAAGGACAGCTTGGTTTTCCTCCCCTATTAGTTATCTTAAAAAAGAAGGACCTCTCCGCGGGGAAAGGTCCTTGTATTTAGCTTTGATATCTGATTATTAATACATATCACCCATATTAGGATTGGGCATAGGAGCCGGTGGTTCCGGTTCTTTAATATCAGTGACAATGCATTCCGTAGTTAACATCAAACTGGCTATGGAAGCAGCATTTTGCACAGCAGAGCGAACAACCTTGGCTGGGTCTATAATTCCAGCTTTGAAGAGATCTTCAAACTGACCGCTGGCTGCGTTGAAGCCCATATGAATATCGCGATAACTTTTTAGCTTTTCGACAACTACGGCACCTTCTTCTCCGGCATTGGCGGCAATTTGATAGGCAGGTCTTTCCAATGCTTTCGCCATAATTTCGGCAGCCACTTTTTCTTCATAACTGATATTTTTCATTTGTCTAAGTGCTTTAGCGGCTTGAATTAAAGTAACTCCACCGCCGGGAACGATTCCTTCTTCCACGGCAGCGCGGGTGGCATGTAAGGCATCATCAACGCGAGCTTTCTTTTCTTTCATTTCGGTTTCCGTAGCGGCTCCAATTCTCAGGACGGCAACACCGCTGGAAAGTTTGGCAAGGCGTTCTTGCAATTTTTCTTTATCATAATCGGAAGTTGTCTCTTCAATTTGGGCTTTAATTTGTTTAATTCTGCCTTCCACATCTTCTTGATTGCCAGCTCCTTCGCGGATAGTGGTATTTTCTTTATCCACGATAATCTTTTTG is from Candidatus Cloacimonas sp. and encodes:
- the nifJ gene encoding pyruvate:ferredoxin (flavodoxin) oxidoreductase; this encodes MAKQIKATMDGNTAAAHTAYAFAEVAAIYPITPSSTMGELVDAWASEGRKNINGTKLDVIEMQSEAGAAGAVHGSLSAGAVTTTFTASQGLMLMLPNMHKIAGEMLPTVFYVSARSLAAQSLSIFGDHSDVMSARNTGFALLACNSVQEVMDLGLVAQLATMKTRIPFVVFFDGFRTSHELQKIEVIDYETMAELNDPTLVEAFRKNALNPDKPRMKVGQEAPDVYFQGRETSNLHYAKAPATIAETMKQVADKIGRNYHLFEYVGDPEAEDIIVAMGSSCETIQETLEWLNEKRGTKLGLVKVHLYRPFSVEGLKAAIPESVKRIAVLDRTKEPGSIGEPLYLDVVSALKNRSNTYIIGGRYGLSSKEFTPSMVLAVYKHLAQNGFHGFTVGIDDDVSHLSLPIDEVINTVPAGTISCKFWGLGSDGTVGANKNSIKIIGDHTDMYVQGYFQYDSKKSGGLTRSHLRFGKTPIHSQYLVAQEDFVACHNQAYIGRFDLLGEIKENGVFLLNSNWCREEVFYHLTRPMQETIINKKIKFYNIDGLKIAEEVGLGRRINTTMQTAFFLISGVLERQEAITLIKESIKKTYARKGENVVQMNLDAVDKVNEALVEIEVPQTLPDNYMPLLKLVPDNADDFIQNVIEPIMREQGDQVKVSQMPLDGYIETGTAKLEKRRVAPSVPHWLPENCIQCNQCSFVCPHSAIRAKLVKEDDLTNKPASFNTLKATGAPGYEYKVQVYIDDCQSCKVCVNECPKSALVMSPIEDERDKGEQTNYEYFETLPNDVLGNFKDTTVKGSQFKQPLLEFSGACAGCGETPYIKLLTQLFGDRMIIANATGCSSIWGGTFPTVPYCKNKDGKGPAWANSLFEDNAEYGFGMRLAIRSHRKLLQKAMLELQDRNINEELKAALKYALDNWDKVDEPAKANAAKIKTLLPKAMETACEGCKILLKKVQELQDYLIEKSIWAIGGDGWAYDIGFGGLDHTLALNQNLNIFVMDTEVYSNTGGQASKSTPIGSIARFAEAGKNTNKKDLGMMMMSYGYIYVASIAMGANKNQALQAIKEAEAYPGPSIVIAYAPCINHGFDMSLSQKHEKLAVDAGYWLLYRYNPLNKLEGKNPLTLDSKEPTVSVQEFLDSENRYAGLKNIFPERAVELNKEAAVFFTERYETYKKLSQQ
- a CDS encoding ArsB/NhaD family transporter, translating into MVLMIIALLVFIITYLCIITEWVNKMLAALIGGFVIIVLGVVDQTLAFSAIDWNVIFFLIGMMLTISVMRQTGMFMYIAIKTAKIAKGSPLKIMALMFVATAVISAILGSVTTIMILVPIVLLIAEELKITPAPFIITMIVASNMGGAATMIGDPPNILIASATKYTFIDFFLNLTPAIVIVMIGSLALIWVLYNKKLYVSNERRAKIMEYNDKNLITNPKLLWITLGVVGLMLLAFIFQKPLHLENATIAMAAGLILVFIGSRKKVEEIILNDVDWITIFFFIGLFMIVEGLVHTGFIDMLAKGVMSVTNGEPKTTSMVILWISSILSAWIDNIPFVAAMIPMIERIGQFMGSQAQIRPLWWALSLGTCLGGNGTLVGASSNIVAVGIANRNGYKISFMDYTKIGLLFALESMLLSSVYIWFRY
- a CDS encoding PTS sugar transporter subunit IIA → MLLASFLEPRNILFENKILTKEQVYRLLVDRLFSQYKMPISASELMELILKRDEEISVAYPSGIAIPHIRMDNFNDTLIAMVFLQNPLDYNGIKVSWVVLIITDKTSSKTYLNIVSALLKLSKDEKAMAAMQSAGDGHSVIHFLKKNEVEVKKDITINDIMVQNPIAAQPQSSLRELINLMGTHRVAGMPVVDETGKYIGEVNVLNLLKVGIPNYVMMLENLSFLASYEPLENLLEKQDILFVKDIMTTDDVVIRPEASIIEAVFLLFSNDKRYLSVVQDGKLIGLVTAMDILIKVITV